The sequence GCATGACCACACGCTCTGTCTCGCTGGATTAATTGATATATTATCCCATAAGATGCTACCCGGGGTTTATACCCATACTGCTGGGGGAAGTTTACAAAACTAACTTTAAAATCATTGCTCTTGTCATAAATGTtagtatgtttattatttcataaatagaCAGATATAATGCTACATTATGAAACAATAGTTTCCGTTTTGTTAGCTTTATCTACATGAAGTTTCTAGTGATAAATGTTATTCACAAACATTGAGTGTCCATATCAATAAAATGTCGTCCAGACAGCGTGATGCATTGGTAAATGCAATGACAATATCTACCTGCATGTCTCGAATAATACTATAATATTCAACTTAAAGTCTTGTAAGCAGTCAATTTTTCATCCAGAAATGTATTAAAGTAAGAATGATTTATGGTGTTACGTTTTcgaaacaatttgaaataaaatgtgcatTACTTAAAACTGGAGATGTTACAATATTAAGTGCATTCCGTTTGATGGTAATGAgtaaaatagtttcatatttccATTACATGTGCTTACTGTATGTTTTATTGTAAACACTATTGTATTGATATTGCtcttaacaattaaataaataaatgtaagagACGTTTCATGATTGCAATTTACAGGCTATACCTATTTACACCAACTGTTGACAGGAGAAACAGAAAAGGATCACTTTTATACAAATTCTATACTGTCAATAATGAAGCCTGCTCTCATAAATCAGATTTATCTTCGAGATATCATAGATCTTATGATTGAAAAAAGTCTCATAAACGAAGAGGACCAAGATCAAATAGAAAGCGTGGAGAAAGTGCGGGGACCGATAGCGGCCACTAGAGTTTTGTTAGAGAAGGTTGACAAGAGGTCACCAAATTGGGATACCGAGTTTGCGGAAATACTTGAAAAGTCGGGAATGTCAGAAATcgccaatatttttaaaatggttGAGCATCATGACAACTGTGAGAATAAAGGTACAGTACTTTATTTATAAAGGTGTTTATGTATTTAATTGCTTTCAACTATTTGGAAGGACTTGTCAGTCTTAGTTTTCTTTCTGTTGAGACGTACAGGAAACCATTTTGCAGATATTAAGCGTGTTTGTAAATGTGTAAACCTCAAAATACAATTAACCCAATTTACCATTTGTAGAACATATGTACGAAACTGCTAAGGATTATTTTCTTTGCTCAGTTATCATATCCGAGAACCATTAACTGTAACACTAATGATTATATGTACTGAAGACGCTAAGtcatattaaaaagaataaaacaatcaTATTTACAGAAGATGACAACCCAAAGAAGAAAAGGCAAAAAACCTTAAAGCGCAAGTTTGGCAGGGCAGGAAGATGTAGGACGCACTCACAAATGAAAACCCAAACACTACATTTGCCATCTGAGGAACAGAAATCAAAACGAATCAAGCAAAGTATAGAACAGTCTTCTAAAACATCTGAGTCAGTTCGACAAGTTACAAATGACGAAATGATTGGATTGACTGCAAGTCTACTGACACTGAATATGAATGTTGAAAACCTTAAGCAGAACATGATAGATATAAAAGAGGCCATGACAGCGACTCAAGCAATTACAAGAATGCATAATGACAATCAAATTACAGTTCTAACGCAGCGTTTAATAGAAACTTCCGAAGAACAGTCGTTGGTGAAACAGCAAGTGTCGGAACAAAACCAGACATTAAAATACCTAAGCGAAACCGTCGCAAGTTTAGGCAAACACATAATGCATGATTCCACTTCTTTCACAGATCAATCGACCAACACctgaatatacaaaaataaatttgcaaaaatataaacatgtgaGATTTAGCAAAGCATTAAAGACGTATTCGGGAGATGCCAATGCGTATATCTTTTGCGCAATTCGCTTTCATGTTACGAACAgctattttattgttaatgttaaTAATTTAGCAGAACACATTTAATTGATTACTTCATCAATAAATATCATTACTCGAAATGGTTTTgatgatttaaataaattgtttatgGAGACATTATCAGATGGGAAGTGTAAAAACCTCACATGGACAGAATGTGTACTAAAATACCAAAAGTTTAAACTTTtagaagggaggtaattaaatgttatatatctCGGAAACAAGCAATGCAACctaaagatttttttaacattttctatattatgtattttgatctatataatttatacaaaaatgtgcACTTCTCCACGTTAGgatttcttatttttgaaaacatttaaattttatctgGAATAACTGATAGAGTTATAGTTATTTCAGATTTTACACATGGACCAAGTGCGGctgaaattaaactttttaataaataacataccgGTATTATCAAATATCTTGGAACATTATTACTAGGCTTTTCTATTACTAGTATCAAGTATAATGTACAGTTTTATGATTTTTGGTAACTTATATTTTTTCGCCTATTTATATCTAAATGCTCAATAATGGTGTtctaaaaataatcaaagtacaAGAAAACATCTTTCTTTAAAGATATTAATGCGAGAGGGGCAgcaaattaaaaaagtaaaaaggtgAACTGAAAGTGAAAGTTAAAAGGTACGAAGAATTAGTGTACAGTCAAAAGACGTTTTGACGTGAAGATTCGTTGGAATCCTCTTAATACTGCGGAGGATTCCAGGGCAGTTTGCAGTGTGTCCAATCATGGTAAACGCGTCATGCGAATTTACTTTACACTTTATAGTGATAATGTACATGAATTTTcttttgaaaccatttaaaaaGGTGGCCGTTAAAAGTGGATGAAAGTTTCCACAATATGTGCATGTCGATGCATATCAAGTTTGATTTTATCAAATAGAAACTGTAAGAGGCGTTGTACACACAAGGTACAGACTAGTTTTAATATGGTTAAATCTAAATAAGGGTTGTAACTAAAAATTGTTAGACATTAGAGTCCCGATAGTATGCGCATGTTCAGTTCATGTTAAAGATGCATACAAAGTTTGATTTGAATTAAATGAAATCTGAAAGAGTACACAAGAATGTGTggcggaatgacggacggacgtacatttcaaatattttatgtctCGTGATTTTTTGTCACATggatataaaacatgtattactAAATGCAATATTGCTATagaatacaaagtcccctactggaaggtgaCTGAATATCTTAACTGTATAATAACCTTAAGATCTGATATCTGCCAATGATGTATATACactgttgtaaaatatgttataacgCACAATTTGCTTACATAAAATTTTACAGATGTTGCTTACAACACctataaatgtatatacataaaacaattttactgacatttcatttttaaactggTGGGACAACAAAAGAAAAAGTGTTTCGATGAGTTTCAGGCAATATTGAATATAGTAAAACACTCAGTAAGGATCAGCCTTATATAAAGCTTTCAACTACATAAGTAACATAGGAAAATGTTGAAGTAAAGAGAAATAACTAAGCTTAGtcatgtttatatacatgtaactttctctcttcttcttcttttttttttgtttgttttagtgtacaTCTATTTTAAGGAATACCTCTTTAAAACTATGCAAAATGATCGTTGCAGATAAGGAGCTCTATATTATATGCCGAATGTTTAAGCCATTGCATTATGTTCTGCATTTTCTGGGTTCAGATCAGTGCCATAGCACTTACAGTCTTTGATCTTGATCGAGTTTATCAATTCTAATAGGGAGATGTTCAGTACAGTCATGTTTTCCTAGGCAAAGCTATTTTATGCAAAACGTTATAATTGGAGACTTTTTTAAAAGTGCCTAGCTGTTACACAATTATATGATTTAGCATATGGCTTGTTAACCCATATATTCATAAAACGTGTGGTCATAGTTAACCTGAAATATATTAACCCAAGCTTTTCAAAAGATATTGATCTTTTCTGATGTTGATTTATATCCCGATGAAATTGAAATCCCTCGTTCCAGCTGAATGGTCCAGAGAATTGACTATGAAATACAGACTGGGTACATCTCTCGATTGAGGTACTATATTACATCATTCGGGTTACTTTACTCCGATCGGGGTAATAAATGTGCAAATACAACAGAAACACAAACATTTCAGTTTTTCTACAAATGTGCTATGTAGTTAATATTTTCGATTCATCATAGCTTGTGTATCAACATTACAAACAGTATTTCTCCGATCGGTGTATACGGCAATTAATATTTAACTTTAACTAAATTTACAGTTTCGTCAAAGATTTCCAAAAACAGATCCTGACAAAGCCATGTTATGAAAGGATTTGTTTAACAATTTATTAAACGCACATGGCTGGCCTCACAGAGAGACCAAAATATCTCATGAATTACAAATATGCACAGGGTTTTCATTGAGTACAAATGTTTTTCGTAATTGCTGACAAACACATTTACAGATGCGTAGCAAGTTGGGTATTTTAAATGCTAATAGTACCTGATACTTTTCAGCACATGGTattgttccttttttatttattattttttatttatttgtttttaatgattacacataacgttttacaacccCGAAACTAACATGGACAGTTTAAAACAGATAAGCATGTAGGTAGggcagttatcattctcggaataggtctgcatggtatttatagacctgtgaggagatttAAAAATCTCGATCGCTACGCTCGGTCGGTTCACAAATTGGTTACAGGTCTATAAAAACCATGCAggcctattcctcgaacaataattATTACTTAAATACCAATGCATGAACAAAAAGGCTTCGGACAGGACAAAACAAATGACCGGAAATGTGTTCAGAACGGACAGGAAAATATCATTGTTGTATTTTGACCTACAGATGTGAACAAACGTTTGAGTTAGGGATCTAGATTTTGTGCTTGACAGATCATCTTATTAAaggaaacatttgtgcaaagttataccCCTAGATTATTGATACACTTATAGGCtacacagaaaataaaaacacctattgacatttgacctcgaAATATGACATTGGCCTTTGAGCCAGGCATCTAGGTGTTGCGCTGACAAGTTGTcatattatgggaaacatttgtgcaaaacaAAATCTGGAATTCCTTCCTGGATGACAAAGTAAGTGTAATTATACTTATTCCCAAAActaagtacataattatattgaaggAAGGGATAAGAATGGAAGACACGTCTTACAGAATTCTTCTACTTTGCGAACAAAATATAACTTTATGGGCATATCGAGCTTAAATCTGTAATGAGTCTAGGAATATAGTcttaaaatatgagaaaaaaatcattattaatgTAGGAAATGGAAAAAGAACAGTGTACGGTTGAAGAAAAGTATTTACATACACAAAGTTGACAAAGTTAGGGACCTAACAGGATAATCCTTACTGAagtttgacctccaagtgtgaccttgacccttgagcaGGGGATTCGAGTGTTGAGCAAGACACactgtctcattatgggaaacatttgtgtcaatcATTGTTAAAACCTCTTGACGAATGACAGTTATAggctggacaggaaaaaagtacTGAagtttgacctccaagtgtaactttgacctttgtGCTAGGGATCTGGGTGAAGTGCCTGTCACAATATATCATTACggggaacatttgtatcaagtaatattaaaatcctttgatggataAAAGACTTATGGGCCGGGCAAAACGATCGACATTTGGCCTCCAAATGAGACCATGATTTTTACAGAGGTCATGGTGTTATGTATTAAAACGTTGTCTAATTACAGGAATCATTTGTACAACATGATACTGTAATCCCTCAATGGATGGCAGAGCTCCCGACTGGACACCAGAGACCAGTGcagatattattttcttttttgttgttgttgggtttaacgtcgcaccgacacaattataggtcaaatggcgactttctagctttgatggtggcggAATATcccgaggtgcccctccgtgcattatttcatcatgagcgggtaactgggtaaaaccaccgaccttccgtaagcaagctggatggcttcctcacatgaagaattcaacagtGCCGATATTAAGACAAATAGTAGTATAACTTGAAAATATGACGTTATGACTAGATCACAAATTGTATCTGATTGATACAATACTCTCTGTTGATACGTTAGGCGATGTCATCTGGTTTCTGTTCGTTTATTATAATTAAAACTGCAAAGTAACGTTTCCTTTTTTACTTTGACTAAGGTAATAATTAAGGTATTAAGGCATAGACCTTACTTTATTAAACCTGAACTATTTTCCTAATTTCCGCTCCACATTTGCACATTTTATCGCTTGCAAACCTGAAACTTATAACGTTTAAATACATAGTTTTATCAATTTGTCACAGCTTTTGTGTGCAGATCGGAGTATCATATTTTATAGGTATGCTAAcatcaacataattatatctataataaattaattattttttatttgtttaactaCAATACACTTAACGCTTATCAAATCATAAGTGAATTTAAAGCggggaaaaatatgaaatatcataaaCTTGTCACAACTGCAGTAAGTCTGACATTTATGTGAAATCGGAATAACgaaaaatatctggaaaacgaTAACGTTGCAATTTTATTCTTAGGTTTACCTGATAATTAGCCTTAACTTAAAAATGTACCTCACAGGTCCAGGTTCAAGAGGTGATGTTAAATTAGAATATCCCTACCAACAAAATTTCGCGTACCAAGAAACATTTGAAAACGTACTAGTAACATATTGTGTTTAAAGTTCTTTAGACAGGCGTCGTTATGCGAAATGTTCTAAAGagttttgataaaattatcacTCGTCCATTTTATCATTATGATAGTATTTAAAACGTCCGGGAAACATGAGTTTGAAGGTTCGCAACCCGCTTGGATTCGATCAGATATGACTGGGTGAGCGGTCACAATGGAAAAAGGTCGCATGATTTTAATATAGACAGAAAAGGAGATTATAGATAACTAAAAATCAATCAAATGTAATAAGTTTATGAGATTAAATGCGATTAGAAAAAAACACCGTCGGCGCAAGTGGTCATTTTCCGGACTGTATGTATACGTGATGCGTCGTGCAAAGACGCCAGTTGGGAGTACGGAGTTGCCGATAGGAATAACGTCTTAAACATACATAAGGTAATTTTGCATTAACCATTTCTGTAACTCATTCGTTCATAATAACAGACCTTCAAAGTAAttgaaaaacacaaaatttatacaaaacttaTTTTCCAACTTCACTGTGCACCAGTCAtcttttttaaatacattgcTTGTTTGCTTGTTATAActaattttcaaataaacatataAGGCAGTTCGATGTTAAAACAACGTGAATGGTATAAATATATAatccagattaaaaaaaaaacaagtaacgGAATTTGCAATAACGAACTTATAATACATAATATGCAAGAGACTTTCCCCGGAAACTTCAGGTTCAAAATGAACAGCCTtaatacttttaaatgaaattctaacGTTTAAAGAATTGAGCCAGATATAATTGTCACATTTATTCCCGCGATAGCTTATAAATGAGTAAACGCCATGGTTTCAAAAGTATGCGACCACTAGTGATTGACTTTGTTTTTCAAACTTGGAAACGAAGTTGACAGACGAAACAGCGATGGTAAAATAACATAACTGTAAAAGATGAAAACACGTAGGATAATGGGATGGCGATGGAAGGATACAAGGATGGTAGAAACGTGGGATAAGCTGAGATAAAATAGTTGGATAGCATAATTAGGAGGGAAGATCAGGATGGTAGGATGATAGCATGAACTATTTTCATCCTACTATCACCATCGCACAATTCTACTACCGCTATCCAACCATCCTTTTATCCTATCATCTCTATCCCACCATTCTACCGTCGCCGTCCTTTCATCCTACTGTTCTACCCTCCTGACTTCAAACCATCGCGCTTTGACTGAATTAGTAATAAGGCGATGGGTTATGAACAAAACAGTATTCTGTAAGATTCAGCACATTGAAACAGTAAAACTCAGTTAATGTAACTCTACTTTTATAACAGGATCTTTCCTTTAGATTGTCATCAACGcaaatgtatattgtatatatatatttatctattttgttggcACTAAAGCCTAAATATATGTAACGCCTAATTATGAACAGTGATGGTATGACAGTAGGATAGCGAGGTAAAATAATAGAATGGTAGGATAGCGATAGTAGGATAGAAGGTATGCAGTCATCTTACCACCACGCCATCACTATCCTACCATCCTGTTATCACACTTCTGCTACTATCGCATCCTAATATCCTaccaaggggcctccgtggccgagtggttaaggtcgctgacttcaaatcacttgcccctcattgatgtgggttcgagcctcactcggggcgttgaattcttcatgtgagaaagccatccagctggcttacggaaggtcggtggttctacccaggtgcccgctcgtgatgaaataatgcacggaggggcacctggggtcttcctcaaccattaaagctggaaagtcgccatctgacctatcatgtgtcaaacagaaaagaaaataatatccTACCAACGCCACTCCACTTTCATACTTTACTGTCATCCTACCATTCTACTATCGCTATTCTGCTGTCCTAACACTGCCATCCTATAACTCTGCCTTCCTACCATCCTGATATCCTACCAGCACCACCGCACTATCATACTTTACTGTGATCCTAACATCCTACTATCGCTATTCTGCTGTCCAAACACTGCCATCCTATAACTCTGCCTTCCTACTATCCTATCATCCTAATATCATACTTTACTGTCATCCTACCATCCAACTATCGCTATTCTGCTGTCCTAACACTGCCATCCTATAACTCTGCcttcctactatcctaccatcctaaTATCATACTTTACTGTcatcctaccatcctactatcGCTATTCTGCTGTCCAAACACTGCCATCCTATAACTCTGCCTTCCAACTATCCTACCATCCTAATATCATACTTTACTGTCATCCTACCATCCAACTATCGCTATTCTGCTGTCCAAACACTGCCATCCTATAACTCTGCgttcctactatcctaccatcctaaTATCATACTTTACTGTCATCCTACCATCCAACTATCGCTATTCTGCTGTCCAAACACTGCCATCCTATAACTCTGCcttcctactatcctaccatcctaaTATCATAATTTACTGTCATCCTACCATCCAACTATCTCTATTCTGCTGTCCAAACACTGCTATactataactgttttttttttctttcttttttttttcatttttgaaacttAAATGATATGACACATGCAGGTTTCATATTGTCTGATATGCAGTTTTTAAATTGTTCAtcattttcaagttatcatcagaaaagaaacattttaggTGAAAAAATGATTATCAGAAACTACTATTACAGACCTAGTTCATTATTTTGACCAATTGAAGCAAATTATTTGTGCCCACATTGATAAAAGTCATTGAATAGGCAATGTTCACCTTCATGTGACTTTTTCATATTGTTATTCATTACTGAATGCTAACACAACTAATTATCTGCAAAATAGATGACAAGCCAAATATTTCAAGTGTCCTTCGcattcagtctcaaggtcattatgactttgacctttgacctactgacttcattCTTTGAAGTCTGACAAATGTTGCCAAAAGAGTACTTCAGTTATCAATTGGGAACTGAATTTCAGGCCCGAGGTCacagagaccttgacctttagcaaCCGGTCCCAAAATCTATAGTGGTCATCTGCCGATCAGGACCAACCTGTCTCCTAAGCTTGAGTTGCGACAGGAATGGTGGCGGGGGCATAGAAATACTATATTGCTTATTATAACATGAACTTGCTAAAACCATTAAATTTCATCtgtaatacaaaacaaaatgtattgaaCATAGACACCCTCTGCGAATATACATGGTGTTAAATCTACTTCATATCTTTCACAGAACTTTGACATTGCCTATCCTTACATTTCCCTCTGAAAATGGAACAAAATGTCTACATTATCATCAATTTTATATACTAGGTCCTAGTTGAGGGAAGTGTGTCACAGtcgtaaatattttgtatttcatatttcTCCACATATTGTGCGTTTTAATagacctggcggggcggggtttcgcgatGCATTATTGtacaggatatgtagtatatccgacaacctgatttcttattcagtgaccatctaccttacattgttaccaatgtagcgttgaaacTTAGTTGTTAGTTACCCAACTATTACGAAATTAAACAATTCAATTGATCTACCTACTAgtattttgctcttttttttttttttaaattaccattatttgcataagtcagagttTAACTCCGCCCCGcaaggtcgaataaaacgcacagtGTAAGAGAATAAAATCAATTTGATTACAGATATCTGAAATTCTAGATTAGGTTCGTTTCACGGAATAGTGAATAAACGGCAGTAAACTGTTAGGATCAAGGTGTCACATGTAGCTTTGAACCTTGGTTAAAAATTGATGGTGGGGTAAGAATTTTTATTCCTTTTAGTGACCTTTCCAAAATCTATAAAGTTTAAATGCAAtaacaaatatacaaaattttatggactttagcaaataaaattttaccaaGCATTACACTTTTACCTTTAACCTTTAAGGTT is a genomic window of Mercenaria mercenaria strain notata chromosome 18, MADL_Memer_1, whole genome shotgun sequence containing:
- the LOC123538906 gene encoding uncharacterized protein LOC123538906 isoform X3, producing MSKTSHGVTSLCKRFEAYANLNEQSGSKNILQEDENHIKEESNRMKHSSEHTLLQADEPNNEPSSHATGQENATVHDIREGWTSVENINIDRGNGMYRTMLSSPDSAMDAYYTTDTSAEECALCNAENTEYMVEVYMSILQRNLDVAEILPLLHFINHNDARMLSKTEPQEDAVKKLLDIITNDTEDSGKWTTFLVALEKAGYTYLHQLLTGETEKDHFYTNSILSIMKPALINQIYLRDIIDLMIEKSLINEEDQDQIESVEKVRGPIAATRVLLEKVDKRSPNWDTEFAEILEKSGMSEIANIFKMVEHHDNCENKEDDNPKKKRQKTLKRKFGRAGRCRTHSQMKTQTLHLPSEEQKSKRIKQSIEQSSKTSESVRQVTNDEMIGLTASLLTLNMNVENLKQNMIDIKEAMTATQAITRMHNDNQITVLTQRLIETSEEQSLVKQQVSEQNQTLKYLSETVASLGKHIMHDSTSFTDQSTNT
- the LOC123538906 gene encoding uncharacterized protein LOC123538906 isoform X1 yields the protein MSKTSHGVTSLCKRFEAYANLNEQSGSKNILQEDENHIKEESNRMKHSSEHTLLQADEPNNEPSSHATGQENATVHDIRKTDAETEEDCVEGAHGSSSIQSDSSECDPASEGWTSVENINIDRGNGMYRTMLSSPDSAMDAYYTTDTSAEECALCNAENTEYMVEVYMSILQRNLDVAEILPLLHFINHNDARMLSKTEPQEDAVKKLLDIITNDTEDSGKWTTFLVALEKAGYTYLHQLLTGETEKDHFYTNSILSIMKPALINQIYLRDIIDLMIEKSLINEEDQDQIESVEKVRGPIAATRVLLEKVDKRSPNWDTEFAEILEKSGMSEIANIFKMVEHHDNCENKEDDNPKKKRQKTLKRKFGRAGRCRTHSQMKTQTLHLPSEEQKSKRIKQSIEQSSKTSESVRQVTNDEMIGLTASLLTLNMNVENLKQNMIDIKEAMTATQAITRMHNDNQITVLTQRLIETSEEQSLVKQQVSEQNQTLKYLSETVASLGKHIMHDSTSFTDQSTNT
- the LOC123538906 gene encoding uncharacterized protein LOC123538906 isoform X2, translated to MSKTSHGVTSLCKRFEAYANLNEQSGSKNILQEDENHIKEESNRMKHSSEHTLLQADEPNNEPSSHATGQENATVHDIRTDAETEEDCVEGAHGSSSIQSDSSECDPASEGWTSVENINIDRGNGMYRTMLSSPDSAMDAYYTTDTSAEECALCNAENTEYMVEVYMSILQRNLDVAEILPLLHFINHNDARMLSKTEPQEDAVKKLLDIITNDTEDSGKWTTFLVALEKAGYTYLHQLLTGETEKDHFYTNSILSIMKPALINQIYLRDIIDLMIEKSLINEEDQDQIESVEKVRGPIAATRVLLEKVDKRSPNWDTEFAEILEKSGMSEIANIFKMVEHHDNCENKEDDNPKKKRQKTLKRKFGRAGRCRTHSQMKTQTLHLPSEEQKSKRIKQSIEQSSKTSESVRQVTNDEMIGLTASLLTLNMNVENLKQNMIDIKEAMTATQAITRMHNDNQITVLTQRLIETSEEQSLVKQQVSEQNQTLKYLSETVASLGKHIMHDSTSFTDQSTNT